The Mangifera indica cultivar Alphonso unplaced genomic scaffold, CATAS_Mindica_2.1 Un_0001, whole genome shotgun sequence genomic interval TAATATTGCCACAAAAAACATTTGAAGACTTAATGTAGGAATGGTTAGTCTAATTTCTAGAGCCAAAGAGAGGACGGAGAAATagctaaatttataaaaattaggtATAGACAAatcaaatagaagaaaaaacatttaacaATTACCTCAAAGCGTTTCACGATATTTAAGTGTGAGATACATGTGATATGAGATGGAGTAAGTgcaaaagaaatgaaataataaGTGAGGTGAAGTGAAGAAAAGGCTCAGTAAAATGTAGCATTTCCATTATAAAATTTTCGAATGATACACAAAATGTCTCACACCAAACAATAGCCACAAAAAGGAGGCTCTTGAACACTAATGATATGGGGCTAACAAAGATTTGGATTGATAAGGTAACATAGCATTTCATACACGACAATTCTTATGTTATGAATACAATATAAAGCAACCATTTAAATCTATtgcaaataaatgaattataaactTATTCATTACATGCGTTTGGGGATTTTACCCTCCTTCAAGAGAGAAAGCGCATGCTCAGCTGTGTCAATGAGATCTTCAATGTTGTGAATAGATCGCTCTTCAGATCCCGACATAAAGATGGCACGAGCCTCAGCCTTCTTTGCAAGCCTTGCTGCCAAACCAATTTCCAGTTTGGGAGAGTTGAGGCTTCGCAGAATCTGCCTATACAAGGAAAGAACACGTCCACGATTTCTTGCCATGTCTTCTGCAGTAGCCCATATCAGACTCTTCATTTCtgcatataaatttttcatttcatatgTGAATAAAACCACAACATTACATAGATAAAATGGCCAGCTTTTTACTTTAAAACCTCACTGaggcatttcatcaa includes:
- the LOC123205074 gene encoding uncharacterized protein LOC123205074; this translates as MKSLIWATAEDMARNRGRVLSLYRQILRSLNSPKLEIGLAARLAKKAEARAIFMSGSEERSIHNIEDLIDTAEHALSLLKEGKIPKRM